The Nerophis ophidion isolate RoL-2023_Sa linkage group LG24, RoL_Noph_v1.0, whole genome shotgun sequence genome includes a region encoding these proteins:
- the mtif3 gene encoding translation initiation factor IF-3, mitochondrial, producing the protein MTPSDDIVRVRRHYFIEEEHCGSRLFSRPSDSKKQTHGVEPNYFQHGKTAYGGATGYWTATARICIRNEKTSIFWSPLSTEADDTAADATPQKTKKQDRRARPTVSSVGRKIPYNEVSVISEEGKNLGVMQREEVLQVMDQKGLKLVVLAEHQDPPVYRLMSGKQIHEEQMREKQKARAALVQIKELTFSIGIASHDLTTKLKQVENWLEKKHHVRITLRAQRKKPTDNLDKELERMLEQIEAKVGFVYQPKLVHKGQAAICVLRPPSAKELSKKQKDRTSLPSSDSSQAAKEETSSPDTKQESIKQ; encoded by the exons GTGACGACATCGTACGAGTGCGCCGACATTATTTCATCGAAGAAGAACATTGCGGAAGTAGATTATTCAGTCGTCCTTCAGacagcaaaaaacaaacacacggtgttgaGCCAAA CTATTTTCAACACG GTAAAACGGCGTACGGCGGCGCCACCGGCTACTGGACGGCGACAGCGCGGATTTGCATCAGGAACGAAAAGACCAGCATATTTTGGTCTCCCTTAAGCACAGAAGCGGACGATACCGCCGCGGATGCCACACCGCAGAAGACAAAAAAGCAGGATCGTCGGGCACGGCCCACCGTCTCCAGCGTTGGCCGTAAGATCCCCTACAATGAGGTCAGTGTGATCAGTGAGGAGGGAAAGAATTTGGGGGTCATGCAACGCGAAGAAGTGCTCCAAGTCATGGACCAGAAGGGACTCAAACTGGTGGTTCTGGCTGAACACCAGGACCCTCCGGTCTATCGTCTGATGAGCGGCAAGCAGATCCATGAGGAGCAGATGAGGGAGAAACAGAAAGCCAGAGCAG CTCTGGTGCAAATTAAAGAGCTCACCTTCTCAATTGGCATTGCTTCTCATGACCTGACAACCAAGTTGAAGCAAGTGGAGAACTGGTTGGAGAAGAAGCACCATGTCAGGATAACACTCCGCGCGCAACGCAAGAAACCTACGGACAACCTG GATAAAGAGCTGGAGCGGATGCTGGAACAAATAGAAGCCAAGGTGGGATTCGTCTACCAGCCCAAACTGGTACACAAAGGTCAGGCGGCCATTTGCGTCCTTCGACCGCCCTCAGCAAAGGAACTGTCCAAGAAACAAAAAGATCGGACTTCCTTGCCGTCGTCCGACAGCTCACAGGCTGCCAAGGAGGAAACGTCATCCCCTGATACAAAACAGGAATCTATAAAGCAGTAA